A genomic segment from Variovorax paradoxus B4 encodes:
- a CDS encoding TRAP transporter substrate-binding protein encodes MTSLTRRSALRTLSALPAAGIVSALPRIARAAEFSYKYGNNLPLSHPLNIRAQEAADRIAKETKGRVEIKIFPNNQLGGDTDMLAQVRSGGIEFFTPSALVIATLVPVAAINAVGFAFNDYSQVWGAMDGKLGAHVRGAIAKSRLYAFEKMWDNGFRQTTSSKAAVTNAKDMDGLKIRVPVSPLSISMFKGLGAAPASLQFSEVYSALQTKIVDAQENPLPIIQVAKLFEVQKFCSLTNHIWDGYWFIANGRAWEALPDDLKTTVARAINDAGMQQREDIKKLNESVVGDLQAKGLTINRPVAESFRAKLRESGFYGEWKGRFGPEAWALLEGAVGKLA; translated from the coding sequence ATGACCTCGCTGACCCGCCGCAGTGCCCTGCGCACGCTTTCCGCCCTCCCCGCCGCCGGCATCGTCTCGGCCCTGCCGCGCATCGCCCGCGCGGCCGAGTTCTCGTACAAGTACGGCAACAACCTGCCGCTCAGCCATCCGCTGAACATCCGTGCGCAGGAGGCGGCCGACCGCATTGCCAAGGAAACCAAGGGCCGGGTCGAGATCAAGATCTTCCCCAACAACCAGCTCGGCGGCGACACCGACATGCTGGCGCAGGTGCGCTCCGGCGGCATCGAGTTCTTCACGCCCTCGGCGCTGGTGATTGCCACGCTGGTGCCGGTGGCCGCCATCAACGCGGTGGGTTTCGCTTTCAACGACTACAGCCAGGTGTGGGGCGCCATGGACGGCAAGCTCGGTGCGCACGTGCGCGGCGCCATCGCCAAGTCGCGCCTCTACGCCTTCGAGAAGATGTGGGACAACGGCTTTCGCCAGACCACCAGCAGCAAGGCCGCGGTCACGAACGCGAAGGACATGGACGGCCTGAAGATCCGCGTGCCCGTGAGCCCGCTGTCGATCTCGATGTTCAAGGGCCTGGGCGCCGCGCCCGCGAGCCTGCAGTTCAGCGAGGTGTATTCGGCCCTGCAAACCAAGATCGTCGATGCGCAGGAGAACCCGCTGCCGATCATCCAGGTCGCCAAGCTGTTCGAGGTGCAGAAGTTCTGCTCGCTCACCAACCACATCTGGGACGGCTACTGGTTCATTGCCAACGGCCGCGCCTGGGAGGCGCTGCCGGATGACCTCAAGACCACCGTGGCGCGCGCCATCAACGACGCCGGCATGCAGCAGCGCGAAGACATCAAGAAGCTCAACGAATCGGTGGTCGGCGACCTGCAGGCCAAGGGCCTCACCATCAACCGCCCGGTGGCCGAGAGCTTTCGCGCCAAGCTGCGCGAGTCGGGTTTCTATGGCGAGTGGAAAGGCCGCTTCGGCCCCGAGGCGTGGGCGCTGCTCGAAGGCGCCGTCGGCAAGCTGGCCTGA
- a CDS encoding LacI family DNA-binding transcriptional regulator, with translation MRDNPSPPSDARRARVVDIARAAQVSTATVDRVLNRRPGVRDATVQRVLKAAGELDYLPGPELYAALTPPPLRLVFLLPAGTNRFIRMLGDMVGYSQEHWAPFNVQCRTVFIESFNPHELADALRRHGQRCDGIAMMALEHPAVREAVAALAARGLPVVTLISDLSNSERAAFVGLDNRAAGRTAGYLIGRFIGARAAKVALIAGSLSYKAHEEREAGFLHVIDEMFPRLEVVGLREGQDDAGKNYRQTRALLEQYPDMGGIYNIGGASDGVARALKEAGREQKVVFIGHGLTPDTRTLLIDGSMDAVITQSPHTTLMSCVRIFANLRDGREALSGVETTRSQVIFRENLP, from the coding sequence ATGCGGGATAACCCTTCACCTCCTTCCGATGCGCGGCGCGCGCGCGTGGTCGACATCGCCCGCGCGGCGCAGGTGTCCACCGCCACCGTCGACCGCGTGCTCAACCGCCGCCCCGGCGTGCGCGATGCCACGGTGCAGCGCGTGCTCAAGGCCGCGGGCGAGCTCGACTACCTGCCGGGCCCCGAGCTCTATGCCGCGCTCACGCCGCCGCCCCTCCGGCTGGTGTTCCTGCTGCCGGCCGGCACCAACCGCTTCATCCGCATGTTGGGCGACATGGTGGGCTATTCGCAGGAGCACTGGGCGCCGTTCAACGTGCAGTGCCGCACGGTGTTCATCGAGAGCTTCAATCCGCACGAGCTGGCGGACGCGCTGCGGCGCCATGGCCAGCGCTGCGACGGCATCGCGATGATGGCGCTGGAGCACCCCGCGGTGCGCGAGGCCGTGGCGGCGCTGGCTGCGCGCGGGCTGCCGGTGGTCACGCTGATCTCGGACCTGTCGAACTCGGAGCGCGCCGCCTTCGTGGGGCTGGACAACCGCGCGGCCGGCCGCACCGCGGGCTACCTCATCGGCCGCTTCATCGGCGCGCGCGCCGCGAAGGTGGCGCTCATCGCGGGCAGCCTGAGCTACAAGGCGCACGAGGAGCGCGAGGCCGGCTTCCTGCACGTGATCGACGAGATGTTCCCGCGGCTCGAGGTGGTGGGCCTGCGCGAAGGCCAGGACGATGCGGGCAAGAACTACCGGCAGACGCGCGCGCTGCTGGAGCAATACCCCGACATGGGCGGCATCTACAACATCGGCGGCGCGTCCGACGGCGTGGCGCGGGCGCTGAAGGAGGCGGGGCGCGAGCAGAAGGTGGTGTTCATCGGGCACGGACTCACGCCCGACACGCGCACGCTGCTGATCGACGGCAGCATGGACGCGGTGATCACGCAGAGCCCGCACACCACGCTGATGAGCTGCGTGCGCATCTTTGCCAACCTGCGCGACGGGCGCGAGGCGCTCAGCGGCGTGGAAACCACCCGCAGCCAGGTGATCTTCCGCGAGAACCTGCCGTAG
- the hpaI gene encoding 4-hydroxy-2-oxoheptanedioate aldolase, which translates to MPALNAFKTALAAKQPQIGLWLSMADPYMAEVSATAGFDWLLIDGEHAPNDLRSTLAALQAVAPHRAQPVVRAVQGDTALIKQLLDIGAKNLLVPMVDTAEQARALVSATRYPPLGIRGVGSAVGRASQWSARTDYLDIADAEVCLLVQAETVAALSNLAQICAVDGIDGVFIGPADLAASMGHRGRPGHPEVQAAIEAAMRTIVASGKAAGTLTSDPKLARHYLELGCTFVAVGVDVLLYAGAARKLAADFSGAPPAAEPAPRAAY; encoded by the coding sequence ATGCCCGCCCTCAACGCCTTCAAGACAGCCTTGGCCGCCAAACAGCCGCAGATCGGCCTCTGGCTCTCGATGGCCGACCCCTACATGGCCGAGGTGAGCGCCACCGCCGGCTTCGACTGGCTGCTGATCGACGGCGAGCACGCGCCCAACGACCTGCGCTCGACGCTGGCCGCATTGCAGGCCGTGGCGCCCCACCGCGCCCAGCCGGTGGTGCGCGCGGTGCAGGGCGACACGGCGCTCATCAAGCAGCTGCTCGACATCGGAGCGAAGAACCTGCTGGTGCCCATGGTCGACACGGCCGAACAGGCGCGCGCGCTGGTGTCGGCCACGCGCTATCCACCGCTGGGCATCCGCGGCGTCGGCAGCGCGGTGGGCCGCGCCTCGCAGTGGAGCGCACGCACCGACTACCTCGACATCGCCGATGCGGAGGTCTGCCTGCTGGTGCAGGCGGAAACCGTGGCGGCGCTCTCCAACCTGGCGCAGATCTGCGCGGTGGACGGCATCGACGGCGTCTTCATCGGCCCGGCCGACCTGGCCGCGTCGATGGGCCACCGGGGCCGGCCCGGCCACCCGGAGGTGCAGGCCGCGATCGAGGCCGCCATGCGCACCATCGTGGCCTCCGGCAAGGCCGCGGGCACGCTGACCTCGGACCCGAAGCTGGCCCGGCACTACCTGGAACTGGGCTGCACCTTTGTCGCGGTCGGCGTCGACGTGCTGCTGTATGCGGGCGCGGCCCGCAAGCTCGCCGCCGACTTCAGCGGCGCGCCGCCTGCCGCCGAGCCCGCGCCGCGCGCGGCCTACTGA
- a CDS encoding NAD-dependent succinate-semialdehyde dehydrogenase: MPLTLTRPDLQRTANFIAGEWCSTDGRTLDVTDPATGALIAQVPDSGADAARAAADAAYAALPAWRRTPAKQRAQILKRWNDLVLAHQDDLGRLISREQGKPLAEGIGEVAYAASYIEWFAEEATRANGDVIPAPVPGRRMFAIKEPVGVVAAITPWNFPAAMIARKIAPALAAGCTVVCKPAEDTPLTSLALVALAAQAGVPAGVLNIVTASRERTPEVVDVWLDDARVRKITFTGSTPVGKHLARRSADTLKKLSLELGGNAPFIVFEDADLHAAVDGLMAAKFRNGGQTCVCPNRVFVHKAAHDEFAELLAARVSALRVGPASDPASQIGPMINARAIEKIERHVQDAVSRGARVLTGGARLPALGPNYFAPTVLVNADATMACACEETFGPVVPLTRFADEADVVAQANDTPFGLAAYFYSRDVRRIWRVADALEAGIVGINEGALAAEAAPFGGVKDSGYGREGSVHGLDDYLHTKYVCQGQLD; encoded by the coding sequence ATGCCCCTGACCCTCACCCGCCCCGACCTGCAGCGCACGGCCAACTTCATCGCCGGCGAATGGTGCAGCACCGACGGCCGCACGCTGGACGTGACCGACCCCGCCACCGGCGCGCTCATCGCACAGGTGCCCGATTCCGGCGCGGACGCAGCCCGTGCCGCCGCCGATGCCGCGTATGCGGCGCTCCCCGCCTGGCGCCGCACGCCGGCCAAGCAGCGCGCACAGATCCTCAAGCGCTGGAACGACCTGGTGCTCGCGCATCAGGACGACCTCGGCCGCCTGATCTCACGCGAACAGGGCAAGCCGCTGGCCGAAGGCATCGGCGAGGTCGCCTACGCGGCCAGCTATATCGAGTGGTTTGCCGAAGAAGCCACGCGCGCCAATGGCGACGTGATCCCCGCGCCCGTTCCGGGCCGGCGCATGTTCGCCATCAAGGAGCCGGTGGGCGTGGTGGCCGCCATCACGCCGTGGAATTTTCCGGCCGCGATGATCGCGCGCAAGATCGCGCCGGCGCTTGCGGCGGGCTGCACCGTGGTCTGCAAGCCGGCCGAGGACACGCCGCTCACCTCGCTCGCGCTGGTGGCGCTGGCCGCGCAGGCCGGCGTGCCCGCGGGCGTGCTCAACATCGTGACGGCCTCGCGCGAGCGCACGCCCGAAGTGGTCGATGTGTGGCTGGACGATGCCCGCGTGCGCAAGATCACCTTCACCGGGTCGACGCCGGTCGGCAAGCACCTGGCGCGCCGCTCGGCCGACACGCTCAAGAAGCTGTCGCTCGAGCTCGGCGGCAATGCGCCCTTCATCGTGTTCGAGGATGCCGACCTGCACGCCGCGGTCGACGGCCTGATGGCGGCCAAGTTCCGCAACGGCGGACAGACCTGCGTCTGCCCGAACCGCGTGTTCGTGCACAAGGCCGCGCATGATGAATTTGCCGAACTGCTCGCGGCCCGTGTTTCGGCGCTGCGCGTCGGCCCGGCCAGCGACCCCGCTTCACAGATCGGCCCGATGATCAATGCGCGCGCCATCGAGAAGATCGAACGCCATGTGCAGGACGCCGTTTCGCGTGGCGCGCGCGTGCTCACCGGCGGCGCGCGGCTGCCCGCGCTGGGGCCGAACTACTTCGCGCCCACCGTGCTCGTGAACGCCGACGCCACCATGGCCTGCGCCTGCGAGGAGACCTTCGGCCCCGTCGTTCCGCTGACGCGCTTCGCGGATGAGGCCGACGTGGTGGCCCAGGCCAACGACACGCCCTTCGGCCTGGCCGCGTACTTCTACTCGCGCGACGTGCGCCGCATCTGGCGCGTGGCGGACGCACTCGAAGCCGGCATCGTCGGCATCAACGAAGGCGCCCTGGCCGCGGAGGCCGCGCCCTTCGGCGGCGTGAAGGATTCAGGCTACGGCCGCGAAGGCTCGGTCCACGGCCTGGACGACTACCTGCATACCAAATACGTCTGCCAGGGCCAGCTGGACTGA
- a CDS encoding UxaA family hydrolase, with the protein MADSPLLRLHPHDNVLVAKTPIALGETIAEFGVRARAQIPAGHKIASRAIAAGEQVKKYDTVIGVASRDLEAGDYVHSHNLTLVDSYRDPAFCQDVRPVAYVPEAERATFMGFVRADGRVGTRNFIGILSSVNCSATVIKRIAAHFTPERLAAFPNVDGVAAFAQTSGCGMSSPSEHFDVLRRTLAGYARHPNLAGVLIVGLGCERNQVDALVDSQGLQQGRLMRTMVMQDVGGTRQTIEAGIRAVEEMLPEANAAERTRVGANHLKIGLECGGSDGFSGITANPALGAAMDVLVRHGGTAILSETPEIHGVEFMLTRRAATPEVGQKLLDRLAWWQRYAAGQNAQFNGVVGHGNQAGGLANIFEKSLGSAMKGGTTPLQAVYEYAEPIDQAGFVFMDSPGYDPVAVTGQIASGAQLICFTTGRGSMFGSKPAPTIKLASNTPMFKRLEEDMDINCGVVLDGELSVPELGQQIFEQILRHASGERTRSEALGLGDHEFVPWHLGIVS; encoded by the coding sequence ATGGCCGACAGCCCCCTGCTTCGCCTGCACCCGCACGACAACGTGCTGGTTGCCAAGACGCCGATCGCCCTGGGCGAGACGATTGCCGAGTTCGGCGTGCGCGCACGCGCGCAGATTCCCGCGGGGCACAAGATCGCGTCGCGCGCCATCGCGGCCGGCGAGCAGGTGAAGAAGTACGACACCGTCATCGGCGTGGCCTCGCGCGACCTCGAGGCGGGCGACTACGTGCACAGCCACAACCTCACGCTGGTGGACTCCTACCGCGACCCGGCCTTCTGCCAGGACGTGCGTCCGGTGGCCTATGTGCCCGAGGCCGAGCGCGCCACGTTCATGGGCTTCGTGCGGGCCGACGGCCGCGTGGGCACGCGCAATTTCATCGGCATCCTGTCGTCGGTCAACTGCTCGGCCACCGTCATCAAGCGCATTGCGGCGCACTTCACGCCCGAGCGCCTGGCGGCCTTTCCCAACGTGGACGGCGTGGCCGCCTTCGCGCAGACCAGCGGCTGCGGCATGTCGTCGCCGAGCGAGCATTTCGACGTGCTGCGCCGCACCCTGGCCGGCTATGCCCGCCATCCCAACCTGGCCGGCGTGCTGATCGTGGGCCTGGGCTGCGAGCGCAACCAGGTCGACGCGCTGGTCGACTCGCAGGGCCTGCAGCAGGGCCGCCTCATGCGCACGATGGTGATGCAGGACGTGGGCGGCACGCGCCAGACGATCGAGGCCGGCATCCGCGCCGTGGAAGAAATGCTGCCCGAAGCCAATGCCGCCGAGCGCACCCGCGTGGGCGCCAACCACCTGAAGATCGGCCTGGAGTGCGGCGGGTCCGACGGCTTCTCGGGCATCACGGCCAACCCGGCGCTGGGCGCGGCCATGGATGTGCTGGTGCGCCATGGCGGCACCGCCATCCTTTCCGAAACGCCCGAGATCCATGGCGTCGAGTTCATGCTCACGCGGCGCGCCGCGACGCCCGAGGTCGGCCAGAAGCTGCTCGACCGGCTGGCCTGGTGGCAGCGCTATGCCGCGGGCCAGAACGCGCAGTTCAACGGCGTGGTGGGGCACGGCAACCAGGCCGGCGGGCTGGCCAACATCTTCGAGAAATCGCTCGGCTCGGCCATGAAGGGCGGCACCACGCCGCTGCAGGCCGTGTACGAATACGCGGAGCCCATCGACCAGGCCGGCTTCGTCTTCATGGATTCGCCGGGCTACGACCCGGTGGCGGTCACCGGGCAGATCGCCAGCGGTGCGCAGCTGATCTGCTTCACCACCGGGCGCGGCTCGATGTTCGGCAGCAAGCCGGCGCCGACCATCAAGCTGGCCAGCAACACGCCGATGTTCAAGCGCCTCGAGGAGGACATGGACATCAACTGCGGCGTGGTGCTCGACGGCGAACTCTCGGTGCCGGAACTCGGGCAGCAGATCTTCGAACAGATCCTGCGCCATGCCTCCGGCGAGCGCACGCGCAGCGAAGCGCTCGGCCTCGGCGATCATGAGTTCGTGCCGTGGCACCTTGGCATCGTCAGCTGA
- a CDS encoding tripartite tricarboxylate transporter substrate binding protein, whose protein sequence is MTLQRTLQRRQLVLGGLGAAALATATGRAFAADYPERPITFICPWPAGGTADRSMRAICQIAARELGQPIALENRAGASGMIGTKALASARPDGYTIGQIPISVTRFAQIGTVQIDPLKDLSYLARTSGQTFGIAVPASSPFKSLRDMVAQAKAKPGTISYAHAGVGGATHVGMEQFAQAAGVKFNAIAYKGGSAALQDVLGEQVDMLADSSSWAPHVESGKLRLLATWGEARTPRFKDTPTLKELGYDVVVEAPNGIGAPRGLPPAVEKKLRDAFRVAVNSEEFRKVADSIDAPVMYQDGPDYRKYVEAVYRQETELIRKLNLKELMEKG, encoded by the coding sequence ATGACCCTGCAACGCACCCTGCAGCGGCGCCAACTGGTGCTGGGCGGCCTCGGCGCCGCCGCGCTCGCCACCGCCACCGGCCGCGCCTTCGCGGCCGACTATCCGGAACGCCCCATCACCTTCATCTGTCCCTGGCCCGCCGGCGGTACCGCGGACCGCTCGATGCGCGCCATCTGCCAGATCGCCGCGCGCGAGCTCGGCCAGCCCATAGCGCTGGAGAACCGGGCCGGCGCCTCCGGCATGATCGGCACCAAGGCGCTGGCCTCGGCCCGCCCCGACGGCTACACGATCGGGCAGATCCCCATCTCGGTGACGCGCTTCGCGCAGATCGGCACCGTGCAGATCGATCCGCTCAAGGACCTGAGCTACCTGGCCCGCACCTCGGGCCAGACCTTCGGCATCGCGGTGCCCGCCAGTTCGCCCTTCAAGTCGCTGCGGGACATGGTGGCGCAGGCCAAGGCCAAGCCGGGCACGATCAGCTACGCGCATGCCGGCGTGGGCGGCGCCACCCACGTGGGCATGGAGCAGTTCGCGCAGGCGGCCGGCGTCAAGTTCAATGCCATTGCCTACAAGGGCGGTTCCGCCGCGCTGCAGGACGTGCTGGGCGAACAGGTCGACATGCTGGCCGACAGCAGTTCGTGGGCGCCGCACGTCGAAAGCGGCAAGCTGCGCCTGCTCGCCACCTGGGGCGAGGCGCGCACGCCGCGCTTCAAGGACACGCCCACGCTCAAGGAGCTGGGCTACGACGTGGTGGTGGAAGCGCCCAACGGCATCGGCGCGCCGCGCGGGCTGCCGCCGGCGGTGGAAAAGAAGCTGCGCGATGCGTTCCGCGTGGCCGTCAACAGCGAAGAATTCAGGAAGGTGGCCGACAGCATCGACGCCCCGGTCATGTACCAGGACGGCCCCGACTACCGCAAGTACGTCGAAGCCGTCTACCGGCAGGAGACCGAGCTGATCCGCAAGCTCAACCTCAAGGAACTGATGGAGAAAGGTTGA
- a CDS encoding LysR substrate-binding domain-containing protein, with protein sequence MSQIDRVLRSNLKLRHLQMLVALDQFRHLGRAAEFLSVTQPAVSKSLAEIERMFGLALFERSTRGTEPTPYGDSVVRFARSVLADYDRTRDEIAAVASGAAGRTSVGAMVVAMPVLMARAVEMLKAHSSQTTVLVEEGDLTRLLPKLRLGELDLFVGRLEPGYAAPDLETEALHAEPMQAVVRPGHPLAAKRRLGWADLAKERCVMPPPWASLRVKLDQMFFRDGVHPPADIIESASFLAQISFLQQRDAVAFMARSVARHFQQQGMLKVLALKVPIELPPVGLITMRGRRRTPSTQQLIECLRRAAGVKPGR encoded by the coding sequence ATGAGCCAGATCGACCGCGTCCTGCGTTCCAACCTCAAGTTGCGCCACCTGCAGATGCTGGTGGCGCTCGACCAGTTCCGCCACCTGGGCCGCGCGGCCGAGTTCCTGTCGGTCACGCAGCCGGCGGTGTCCAAGTCGCTGGCGGAAATCGAGCGGATGTTCGGCCTGGCGTTGTTCGAGCGCTCCACGCGCGGGACCGAGCCCACGCCCTACGGCGACAGCGTGGTGCGCTTCGCGCGCTCGGTGCTGGCCGACTACGACCGCACGCGCGACGAGATCGCGGCCGTGGCCAGCGGCGCCGCGGGCCGCACCAGCGTGGGCGCCATGGTGGTGGCCATGCCGGTGCTGATGGCGCGCGCCGTCGAGATGCTCAAGGCGCACTCGTCGCAGACCACGGTGCTGGTGGAGGAGGGCGACCTCACGCGCCTGCTGCCCAAGCTGCGCCTGGGCGAGCTGGACCTGTTCGTGGGGCGGCTGGAGCCCGGCTATGCGGCGCCCGACCTCGAAACCGAGGCGCTGCATGCCGAGCCCATGCAGGCGGTGGTGCGGCCGGGGCATCCGCTGGCCGCGAAGCGCCGGCTGGGCTGGGCCGACCTGGCGAAGGAGCGCTGCGTGATGCCGCCGCCCTGGGCCTCGCTGCGCGTGAAGCTCGACCAGATGTTCTTTCGCGACGGCGTGCATCCGCCGGCCGACATCATCGAGTCGGCCTCCTTCCTGGCGCAGATCAGCTTCCTGCAGCAGCGCGATGCGGTGGCCTTCATGGCGCGCTCGGTGGCGCGGCATTTCCAGCAGCAGGGCATGCTGAAGGTGCTGGCGCTCAAGGTGCCGATCGAGCTGCCGCCGGTGGGCCTCATCACCATGCGCGGGCGCAGGCGCACGCCCAGCACGCAGCAATTGATCGAATGCCTGCGGCGCGCAGCCGGGGTGAAGCCCGGGCGATAG